The DNA window CCTCTCAATCAGCTTCTTACCGTGGGCCTGGGGCACAACCTCTATCAGGGGGTTCTCAAATTTGAGGTCGAATTCGCCTCCATCAAGGAGCATGTGAAGGAAGACTGCAAGGGATGAGACCTCTGAGTGGGGCTGATTAGTCACCCCAACATTGTAATCTGCAAGCCTGTAGACCTTCCCGGGGACCCTGGCGCCCCCGACAACCACCATTTTACCTGCCGGACTTTCCCTTAGATCCGGTATAACGTCCCTTGCAGGGAGACCGTACATTGTGAGGTGCACAACCTCCCCACCCATCTGCTTCCAGGACTCAATGACTCCCTGCCAGTTTCTCCTGTAACTCACCCTGAAGGGTCCGCCCCACCTCTTAACAACATCATCAACGCCCTCCATGAGTTTCGGGTCCTCCTCACCACTCAGTATAACCTCAGATGCCCCGAAGGCCCTTGCGGTGAGGCAAACGTGTGTTGTGATCCTTGCATCCCGTGACTTCCTGTGACCTAACCTTAAAACCCTGATGTCCATTATAATGACCTCCATAAATCAGTATAATCATGTTAACTGGATGGCTGCAGCAATCGCCAGGAGACCCATCATCCTCCCGATCTCATTTGAGGCCCCGAGAACATCACCTGTGCTCCAGTAGAAGTTTCTCCTCGCAGTAAATCCGATGAATACTCCCGAGGCAGCTGCCACGGCAACACCAAGAGCGCCGGGGATCCCGAGTAACAGGTAGGCTGCAGCTGACCAGAGGATCCACACAGGAGCCATCAGGGGGCTCCTGGCTGCAACTATGAAGTGCCTTCCTGTGCCACTGTCAAGGGGCCTTGAGACCAGTGCACACCCTGTAAGGCATATCTTTGCAGAGACCTCTGAAATTAAAAGGCCCTGAAATATGATATTCGATGGAAGGGAATATACTGATGCCACTGTCAGTGAAGAGACTACAATGAGAAGTCCCAGTCCACCGGTACCGATACGGGGGTCCCTCATTATCTCTATCTTCCTCTCGAAGCTCCCATGGGACATGAGGGCGTCCCCCATGTCTATGAGGCCATCAAGGTGGTGGAAGCCGGTGAACCATATGGCAAGGGCATATGCGGCACAGGCAACCACCGGGTATGGGAGTATGAGGGATGCTAAAAGACCCCCTGAACCCACAATGGCCCCTATAAGTGCCCCCACGAGTGGCCAGTGGATTGTGAGGGAGGCTATCTCCTCAACGGTCGCCTCTGAACCCACCGGGAATACGGTTGAAAATGATATGAGACCAGCGAATTTCCTCAGAAAATCCATGAAAAACCACCATCACTCAAAGAGCCTTGACATGCAGCCTGCTATGAGTCCAGCGACTGCATCATCCACCATGGGTCCGAGATCCCCTATCACACCTGGTTTCTCCTCATCGTAGCGCTTGAAGTTGAATATTGCCTTGGTGCCCGCCACCTGATTGGCAACCGCCATGCCCATCACCTCATCACTGTAGAGGTAGGCCGGGTCATCTGTGAGGTCAACTCCAAGCAGCCTCCTTCTTCTGATGTCATCCTCAATATGCAGTGCCGCGGCAAGAAGCACACGAACGTTCAGATCCCCCAGCGCACGGTTTATCTCGGATCGCAGCCTCTCCCTCAGTTCATCCGTGACCTCAGCTCCAACCACGAGCTCCATACCCGCCTCGACCATGGCCTCAGCTGTCACACCGTGCAGCTCCAGGAGTTCCTCAACCCTCGGGCCCTCAAGGAGCATGTTCTGAGATGAAAGCCTCAGGGACTTCTTCAGGTCAGAGGCACTGAACCCTTCATCACCGGGCATGGAGACCACGGTTACCCTGGACTCAAGGATTTCTGCGAGTAACCCCAGGGCTGATGTCACTTCCCTTACAGCAAGCTGCAGGATTTCAGGTATACGGTCGCCACACCTCTCCCCACACACCACAAGGACATCGAGGAAATCTCCAGCAGAGAATACCGAGAGCACGTTACCCACACGTGAAACCTCAGGGGGTCCTGGAAGTTCATGGGTAACCTTGGATGCTGTGCTGATTGTCTTGGAGGCAGTTATAAGCCCTGATTCTGCGCTCACCCTCACAAGATCAGATTCGATTACAATTTCCGTACCGTTAAGATTTAACTTTCCATTCAAGGGCTTCACCTTCAGATATAAACACCATTTTATTCCTAATGAGATTTATTATCCGCAACCCAGTATCTTCACCATTTTATTCCTCATCAGATTTATTATCTACACACCACATATCTATATAGGGTGATATTAATGAAGGTGCATCTACGGGTATTCGTGGAGGTTGAGAACCTTGGTCGCGTCATGAACATACTGGCAGATGAGGGCGTCACGGGTTTCTACATAGTTGAATACAAGGGCGTCTCCCCAACAGAGTGGAGGGGATTCTCAATCAAGGAGGACCCCGAGTCAGCAATCTCACTTATACATGACTATGCAAGGGACGCAGTCCTGGTATGCTCGGTGGTTGACGAGGAGCTAGTGGAGCCCATAGTCGCGAGGTTCAGCAGGGAACTTGGTGATGAGAAGTACACCATAATAGAGATACCCATAAGGAGAATAATAGTCAATTCACCACCAGAATGATCTGAACGGTGCTTGAATGGTAACAGTAATAGACCCCCAGCTTGCAGGGGTATCAGGTAACATGATGGTGGGGGCCCTCATAGACATGGGAGCCCACCCTGAGCGTACAGCTGAGGTCATGGAGGAGGCAGCATCCCACTTTGGCGGGGCAACGGTGGAGGTGTCGGAGGTTAAGAGGTCAGGCCTCAGGGCAACCCACGTGGATGTGAGGGCAGACGACTCCCTCAGCATAGGTTACATGGAATTTTTAAAGCGCCTTGATAGGATCAGCCATCCTGGCATTGACGATGAGATGCTATCAATGGCAAGGGCGGTCTTCCATACCATGGCACAGGCAGAGGCAACAGTGCATGGTGTGAAACTGGATGAGGTCCACTTTCATGAGGTTGGGGCTGCCGATGCAGTTGCAGATGTCCTGGGGTCTGTATTTGCCTACTTTGACCTCAACCTCCACAGGGATACGGTCTACACACTACCTGTGGCGATTGGGGGAGGTACAGTGAGTGGCGCCCATGGAAAGATACCTGTCCCTGCACCGGCCACCGTTGAGATACTCAGGGGTTTTCCTGTGACTGGGGGCCCGGTTGAGATGGAGCTTGCAACCCCCACAGGGGCCGCGCTCCTTGTTAACATGGTCCGGGGATACAGGAGGTTCCACCCTCCAATGGAGATACAGGCCACAGGTTACGGTGCAGGGGACATGGACCCTGACTTCCCGAATGTCCTGAGGGTGGTGAGGGGCTCAGAGGCGGTGCACCATGACATGGTAACTCTACTTGAGACCAATGTGGATCACCTCAGCGGCGAGGTCCTTGGCAACCTCTTCGAAAGCCTCATGGATGCAGGGGCTCTTGATGTGACGCTCACGCCAGTTATAATGAAAAAAAACCGTCCAGGACAGTTAATAAGAGTCATATGCAGGGAAAATGATCATGAAATGATACTCAAGCGCCTATTCTCTGAGACAGGAACCCTTGGTGTGAGGATATTCCCCCAGGTTCACAGGGGCGTCCTTGAGAGGAGGGTCATGGAGGCAGAGGTTGATATAAAGGGGAGAAGAAGGGCCAGGTTCAAGGTGGGCATCCTGGGCTCAAGGGTTGTTAATGCAAGGATAGAATACGAGGATGCAAGAAGGATATCACTCGAAACAGGGATACCCCTCAGGGACGTCATTGAAATGGCCGAGAAACAGTTCAGAAACTTCATGGAGGATAAGAATGGAGAATAAAATAATAGCGGGGAGGCCTGAGGTGATAATGTCAATCAGCATACTGGTAGAACATAGGGAGGCTTCTGATGATTAGGTTGATCAGCATACTGGTAAAGCATAAGGGATGGGGAGGTCTGAAATGAGCAAGGCTATCAGCATACTATCAGCTGGCATGGACTCTGCAGTTGCAACAGCACTGCTAGCATCTGAATATGAGATCCACGCTTTAACATTCGATTACGGCCAGAGAAGTGCCTCAATGGAGATTGAACACGCCAGGAAACTTGCAAAGCACCTTGGCATTGAGCACACAACCATTGAACTCCCCTGGCTTGGAAGGCTTGGTGGTTCCGCCCTCACAGCGGGTGGTGAGATACCCTCACCAGCGGATCTTGATGACAGGGAGGAGTGCCTTGAGACGGCAAGGAGGGTCTGGGTACCCGGGAGGAACATAGTCTTTACAGCTATTGGTGTTTCCTTTGCAGAGGCCCTGGATGCAGATGCGGTTATAGTGGGGTGGGACCTTGAGGAGGCCGAGACCTTCCCTGATAACTCTGCAGAGTTTCTTGATGCATTCAACAGGCTTCTGGGTATAGGTACGCTCCGGGGTGTTGAGGTGAGGGCGCCACTTATAGGTATGACCAAGAGGGAGATCGTTGAGGTTGGTTCTGCTCTGGGTCTGCCCTTTGAGTTAACCTACTCATGTTACAGTGGAGGTGAGGTCCACTGTGGGGTCTGCGAGTCCTGTATGAGGAGGAGGAGGGCCTTCAAGCTTGCAGGTGTTGAGGATCCCACAGGATACCTTGAATAGAGGGTTGATCCTCACACTGGAGGCTTATTATAGTTTTTTTCTGACCACAGACTTTTTTTAACTGAGGGAAGGGTGGGGGAACATATGTTTCTTCTTAACCCAATACTTCTTTAACTGAGAGAATCAAGGAATACTTTTTTATGTATTCATATTATATTATCACCCTGAGGTGATGGTGAATGCACATACATGGTGGTTTTATCCTGCATGGCAGCTGGTATTCTACAATGTAATTGCAACTGTGGTACTCGTCCTGAGCATCGCATTGGTGATAAGGGGCCTTCTGTCCATGAAGAGGGATGAGGGAGCATATGTAGACCTTAAAGGTTATCTCCTGATCATGTTAACTGCACCACCTTTAATATTCTTAATTCAGACTTTCTGCATACCTGTACCTAGCAGGTTTATTCCCCATCATGAGGTCGGTGGTGAGCATGGGGGTCTATTCAGCAACAGGGGGTCTCCTTGAGGGTTTACTCACGGCCGCTGGCTGCATCATCATGTCATCATGGATTGAACGGATCTGGAATCTTCAACGATAGCTTTTCACTGATTTACAGGGATCAGTTATAGAGAGATAATAGCAGAAAAAAGCTTCTAGAAAATGAGTACGCTCTCAATGCTAGTGGAAAAATGCAGATGTAAATGACCCATGGAACTCACAGTTGGGGGATGCTGCTCTTGAAGCAGAAGCTGGAGGTGCCTGTGATGGCTGCAGTGTAAAAAATATAAAAATTTTTATTTTATGACCATGAGGATGTCACCGGCTTCAACCCTTTCACCCTCATCGGCGTATATCTTCTCAACAACGCCACCATGGGGTGTCTGGATGTCGTTCTCCATCTTCATGGCCTCAACAACAGCCACAACATCCCCTGCATTAACATGGTCACCCTCACTGACCTTCAGCTTCACAACCATGCCCTGCATCGTTGACCTGACGGCACCCTCAACGTCCACGGGTTCCGGTTCAGCCTCCTCGATGGTCATGTATCCTGTGGGTACAACCTTGACGTTGAATTCGTCACCGTCCACCTCAACATGGAATACAGTTGGCACATCACCGCTGGGCGCCCTCTCCTCCACGGGGGGCTCGAGTGGTTCCTCCTCCACCTCTCCCCTCAGGAATCTGGGTGCTATGGCTGGGTAGAGTGCAAGGGTCAGTATGTCCTCCTCCTTCTCTATGATGCCCATCTCCTCACCCCTTTTCCTGCACTCCTCGTACTGGGGCTTGAGGATGTCTGCGGGTCTGCAGTCGATGGGCTCCTCATCGCCGATGACCTTCCTTGCAACCTCCTCATTTACAGGTGCAGGTGGTCTACCGTAGAGTCCCCGGAAGTAGTCCTTCACCTCATTGGTGACCATACTGTACCTTTCACCGCTCAGGACATTCATAACAGCCTGTATACCCACTATCTGGCTCGTTGGGGTTACAAGTGGTGGGTAACCCATGTCCTTCCTGACGCGGGGCATCTCCTCAAGGACCTCCTCGTACCTGTCAAGGGCGTTCTGTTCCTTTAGCTGGGAAACAAGGTTTGATAGCATACCCCCTGGTATCTGGTATATGAGGACATCCGTGTCGATCTGCTCGGCGATTGGGTCCAGTATGCTGCTGTACTTCTTCCTGATCTCCTCGAAGTACTTCTTGATGTTCTTCAGGATCCTGAGGTCGAGTCCAGTATCATAGGGGGTGTCCCTGAGGGCAGCAACAAGGCTCTCTGTTGGAGGCTGTGAGGCACCCCATGATAGGGGGGATATTGCAGTGTCAAGTATATCAACCCCCGCCTCACAGGCTGCATAGTAACTCATGGGTGTCATACCACTTGTGCAGTGGCAGTGAAGATCCACCATGAGGTCTGTCTCCTCTTTAAGGGCGCTTACAAGTTCGTAGGCGTCGTGGGGTGATATTAAACCTGCCATGTCCTTAATGGCAACTGAGTCACATTCAAGGGCCTCGAGTTCCCTTGCAAAGTCCACGTAACTTTCAAGTGTATGGTATGGGCTTATGGTGTAGCAGATAACCCCCTGCACATGGGCGTCCTGTTCCCTGGCAACCTTTATGGCGTACTCCATGTTGCGGAGGTCATTGAGGGCGTCGAATATCCTGAACACATCAACGCCGTTTTCATAGGACTTCTCAATGAACTTCCTTACGATGTCATCGGGGTAGTGCTTGTAACCCACCAGGTTCTGACCACGGAGGAGCATCTGTATGGGAGTCCTCTTTATGTGCTCCTTGAGTTCCCGCAGCCTCTCCCATGGATCCTCGTTCAGGTAACGTATGCATGTATCAAAGGTTGCGCCTCCCCATGCCTCCAGTGAGAAGAAACCAACCCGGTCCATCTCCTCTGCGATGGGTATCATGTCCCCTGTCCGGAGGCGAGTTGCAAGAAGTGACTGGTGCGCATCCCTGAATGCTGTTTCAACGACCTTTATCCCTTTCATCGTGACCCTCTCATGAGATCAGTTAATTCTTTATATACATAGTAGGAACTTCCTTAAATACACAGCAGATGTATTAATTATCCATAAATTTATCCCACGGCTGGAAATGGTTATAAGGAATGAGATCCTAATCCTAACCATTAAATTTACAACGAATTTTAAGGGAGAATCAAAATGGCAAAGATAATCATAGATTATGATGAATGTGATGCATGCGGAGAATGTGTCGATGTATGCCCTATGGAGGTACTCATAATAGTTGATGGTAAACTCAAGGTCCAGCACCCTGAGGAGTGCAATGAATGTGAGGTATGCATGGACGTATGTCCAAGTGAATGCATAGAGGTTGAGGAGGACTGATCCTCAACCAGGTAACTCCTTTTTATAAAAATAGTTTGATTGAAGATGGTTTTTTTCTTTTTATCCATCCACAATTAATAATTATGCGGTTTACCTCTCTCTTTTACCCTCAATGAACTCATCCACCATACCGGCGGCCACATCATCGGTGTACTGCACCGGAGGATGCTTCATGGTATAGGCGGATATTGATGTGAGGGGTCCTCCCACTCCACGGTCAATTGCAAGCTTGCAGCACCTTATGGCGTCAATGACGCATCCAGCAGAGTTGGGTGAGTCCTCAACACTCAGCCTAAGCTCAAGGTTCATGGGGACATCCCCGAAGAGTCTACCCTCCATCCTGAGGAAGCAGATCTTATTGTCCTTCTGCCAGGGTATGTAGTCGCTGGGGCCTATGTGGATGTTCTCCTCGTCCAGCCTTTCCTCGCCCAGTATTGATTGAACTGCTTCGGTCTTGGATTCCTTCTTTGAGTCAAGCCTGTCACGGTTAAGCATGTTGAGGAAGTCAGTGTTTCCACCGGTGTTTATCTGATATGTCCGATCAAGCCTGACACCCCTCTTTTTGAAGAGGTTTGCCAGGGTTCTGTGGGTTATGGTGGCCCCGAGCTGGGCCTTTATATCATCACCAACCACAGGTATCCCCCTGTCTTTAAATCTTGCAGCCCACTCAGGGTCACTGGCTATGAAGACAGGCATGTTGTTTATGTAGGCAACCCCTGCCTCAAGGGCGCACTCAGCGTAGAACCTTGCAGCCTCCTCTGATCCCACGGGTAGATAGTTGAGGAGTATCTCAGCCCCGCTTTTCCTGAGGACCTCCACAACATCAGCGGGTTCGTCATCTGCGACAATGAAGGTCTGATCTTCAGGGTAATCCTTCATGTGGGGCGCCACACCATCAAGGACGTGCCCCATGGATACCTCGACACCCATCCTGGGTATATCATCACAGAATACCGTCGTGCAGTTGGGGGCTGCGAATATGGCCTCACTCAGATCCTTACCAACCTTCCTCTTATCCACATCGAAGGCCGCCACAACCTCAATGTCCCCCGGCCTGTAACCTCCTATATCCCAGTGCATGAGTCCTATTGAATCACGGGCATCCTTGTTACGGTAATAGTATATCCCCTGAATCAGGGAGCTGGCACAGTTTCCCACACCGACTATTGCAATTTTTATCTTATCCAATTGAAACACCTTTCAGAGATTTGTGATAATCATAAAACCAAGGCTATAAATTGATCAACTTACTTTTTAAGATTTGCATATTAAACTATTAAATGTTTCGCCCATATTCTGGCGGGAATCATTAATTCAGAATTGAGGCCCTTAGAATAATTAGTATTATCCATGAGGCAAGGAGGATACTTTCCCTGAACTTACTGTATCCTGGAAGCCCCTTATCAAACCTCCAGGTCAGTATAATGATTAAAATCAGTGAAAGGTTAATGAGGTTTCCCATTATATTCAGGGAGTTTCTGAGGTGGGTGGGTATCCACCCTGTAACGATTAAAAGAATTCCTGCCCAGAGCATCCATCTGATGTCCCTGTATTCATACTCTGAAAGGTAACCGCGCCATGAAAGGAGAAGAAGCACAAGGAATGACCC is part of the Methanothermobacter sp. K4 genome and encodes:
- a CDS encoding tRNA (cytidine(56)-2'-O)-methyltransferase, translated to MMDIRVLRLGHRKSRDARITTHVCLTARAFGASEVILSGEEDPKLMEGVDDVVKRWGGPFRVSYRRNWQGVIESWKQMGGEVVHLTMYGLPARDVIPDLRESPAGKMVVVGGARVPGKVYRLADYNVGVTNQPHSEVSSLAVFLHMLLDGGEFDLKFENPLIEVVPQAHGKKLIERGGDADAEGDR
- the cobS gene encoding adenosylcobinamide-GDP ribazoletransferase is translated as MDFLRKFAGLISFSTVFPVGSEATVEEIASLTIHWPLVGALIGAIVGSGGLLASLILPYPVVACAAYALAIWFTGFHHLDGLIDMGDALMSHGSFERKIEIMRDPRIGTGGLGLLIVVSSLTVASVYSLPSNIIFQGLLISEVSAKICLTGCALVSRPLDSGTGRHFIVAARSPLMAPVWILWSAAAYLLLGIPGALGVAVAAASGVFIGFTARRNFYWSTGDVLGASNEIGRMMGLLAIAAAIQLT
- the cobZ gene encoding alpha-ribazole phosphatase CobZ is translated as MNGKLNLNGTEIVIESDLVRVSAESGLITASKTISTASKVTHELPGPPEVSRVGNVLSVFSAGDFLDVLVVCGERCGDRIPEILQLAVREVTSALGLLAEILESRVTVVSMPGDEGFSASDLKKSLRLSSQNMLLEGPRVEELLELHGVTAEAMVEAGMELVVGAEVTDELRERLRSEINRALGDLNVRVLLAAALHIEDDIRRRRLLGVDLTDDPAYLYSDEVMGMAVANQVAGTKAIFNFKRYDEEKPGVIGDLGPMVDDAVAGLIAGCMSRLFE
- a CDS encoding MJ1244 family protein codes for the protein MKVHLRVFVEVENLGRVMNILADEGVTGFYIVEYKGVSPTEWRGFSIKEDPESAISLIHDYARDAVLVCSVVDEELVEPIVARFSRELGDEKYTIIEIPIRRIIVNSPPE
- the larC gene encoding nickel pincer cofactor biosynthesis protein LarC, encoding MVTVIDPQLAGVSGNMMVGALIDMGAHPERTAEVMEEAASHFGGATVEVSEVKRSGLRATHVDVRADDSLSIGYMEFLKRLDRISHPGIDDEMLSMARAVFHTMAQAEATVHGVKLDEVHFHEVGAADAVADVLGSVFAYFDLNLHRDTVYTLPVAIGGGTVSGAHGKIPVPAPATVEILRGFPVTGGPVEMELATPTGAALLVNMVRGYRRFHPPMEIQATGYGAGDMDPDFPNVLRVVRGSEAVHHDMVTLLETNVDHLSGEVLGNLFESLMDAGALDVTLTPVIMKKNRPGQLIRVICRENDHEMILKRLFSETGTLGVRIFPQVHRGVLERRVMEAEVDIKGRRRARFKVGILGSRVVNARIEYEDARRISLETGIPLRDVIEMAEKQFRNFMEDKNGE
- the queC gene encoding 7-cyano-7-deazaguanine synthase QueC; translation: MSKAISILSAGMDSAVATALLASEYEIHALTFDYGQRSASMEIEHARKLAKHLGIEHTTIELPWLGRLGGSALTAGGEIPSPADLDDREECLETARRVWVPGRNIVFTAIGVSFAEALDADAVIVGWDLEEAETFPDNSAEFLDAFNRLLGIGTLRGVEVRAPLIGMTKREIVEVGSALGLPFELTYSCYSGGEVHCGVCESCMRRRRAFKLAGVEDPTGYLE
- the oadA gene encoding sodium-extruding oxaloacetate decarboxylase subunit alpha encodes the protein MKGIKVVETAFRDAHQSLLATRLRTGDMIPIAEEMDRVGFFSLEAWGGATFDTCIRYLNEDPWERLRELKEHIKRTPIQMLLRGQNLVGYKHYPDDIVRKFIEKSYENGVDVFRIFDALNDLRNMEYAIKVAREQDAHVQGVICYTISPYHTLESYVDFARELEALECDSVAIKDMAGLISPHDAYELVSALKEETDLMVDLHCHCTSGMTPMSYYAACEAGVDILDTAISPLSWGASQPPTESLVAALRDTPYDTGLDLRILKNIKKYFEEIRKKYSSILDPIAEQIDTDVLIYQIPGGMLSNLVSQLKEQNALDRYEEVLEEMPRVRKDMGYPPLVTPTSQIVGIQAVMNVLSGERYSMVTNEVKDYFRGLYGRPPAPVNEEVARKVIGDEEPIDCRPADILKPQYEECRKRGEEMGIIEKEEDILTLALYPAIAPRFLRGEVEEEPLEPPVEERAPSGDVPTVFHVEVDGDEFNVKVVPTGYMTIEEAEPEPVDVEGAVRSTMQGMVVKLKVSEGDHVNAGDVVAVVEAMKMENDIQTPHGGVVEKIYADEGERVEAGDILMVIK
- a CDS encoding ATP-binding protein: MAKIIIDYDECDACGECVDVCPMEVLIIVDGKLKVQHPEECNECEVCMDVCPSECIEVEED
- a CDS encoding inositol-3-phosphate synthase, producing the protein MDKIKIAIVGVGNCASSLIQGIYYYRNKDARDSIGLMHWDIGGYRPGDIEVVAAFDVDKRKVGKDLSEAIFAAPNCTTVFCDDIPRMGVEVSMGHVLDGVAPHMKDYPEDQTFIVADDEPADVVEVLRKSGAEILLNYLPVGSEEAARFYAECALEAGVAYINNMPVFIASDPEWAARFKDRGIPVVGDDIKAQLGATITHRTLANLFKKRGVRLDRTYQINTGGNTDFLNMLNRDRLDSKKESKTEAVQSILGEERLDEENIHIGPSDYIPWQKDNKICFLRMEGRLFGDVPMNLELRLSVEDSPNSAGCVIDAIRCCKLAIDRGVGGPLTSISAYTMKHPPVQYTDDVAAGMVDEFIEGKRER